A window of the Brassica oleracea var. oleracea cultivar TO1000 chromosome C1, BOL, whole genome shotgun sequence genome harbors these coding sequences:
- the LOC106301986 gene encoding uncharacterized protein LOC106301986, protein MEKNVPLSKKLWNIVRFVMYMLHKGISKQKLLADFNATLKRGKNLIFHNRRRVPASATTATAASLPRKEYEFSCSDTPNYSFPFNMASFKKKTHNNISLFTCSHAPPTLEDDTSTSRAVLELLSGGGNQETGERGSNTPALSVEALTALSPCLPAFGRSSPSVRPLRVTDSPFPIREDGDVANGHVDKAADEFIKKFYKNLNQQKKMIEFSPN, encoded by the exons ATGGAGAAGAACGTACCATTAAGCAAGAAGCTATGGAACATCGTACGTTTTGTAATGTACATGTTACACAAAGGCATCTCAAAGCAAAAGCTCCTCGCCGACTTTAACGCCACTCTAAAACGCGGCAAGAATCTCATCTTCCACAACCGCCGCCGCGTCCCAGCCTCAGCTACCACCGCCACCGCCGCGTCCCTACCTCGGAAAGAATACGAGTTTAGCTGCAGCGACACTCCAAACTACTCATTTCCCTTTAACATGGCCTCCTTCAAGAAGAAGACTCACAACAACATTAGTCTCTTCACGTGCAGTCACGCGCCACCGACCCTAGAAGACGACACTTCCACCTCTAGAGCCGTGCTTGAGCTTCTCAGCGGCGGAGGCAATCAAGAAACCGGCG AACGTGGCAGTAACACGCCGGCTTTGTCCGTCGAGGCTTTGACGGCGTTGTCTCCTTGCTTGCCCGCATTTGGACGGAGTTCTCCGTCAGTGAGACCTTTACGTGTGACGGACTCACCGTTCCCAATACGGGAAGATGGTGACGTGGCTAACGGACACGTGGACAAAGCGGCGGATGAGTTTATAAAGAAGTTTTACAAGAACTTGAATCAGCAAAAGAAGATGATTGAGTTCTCACCTAATTAA